Proteins encoded together in one Apis cerana isolate GH-2021 linkage group LG4, AcerK_1.0, whole genome shotgun sequence window:
- the LOC107996129 gene encoding LOW QUALITY PROTEIN: nidogen (The sequence of the model RefSeq protein was modified relative to this genomic sequence to represent the inferred CDS: deleted 2 bases in 1 codon) yields the protein MEGGPRYEIIGGTGRESRETTVFHAFERRAAERTSGQRRLGGGKRELVVAFVAVSIDSSVKAVRERMTRRACRLSVSWPALVLALIAPFAVALNKNDLYPYSIPGTSILQTDPNGLLLSAETILKTPIAFYDQIFNSIFVNGNGVLSFARAMHRFFNIAFPLDDPVIAPLYTHVDTRGSGRVYYGETDAPEILARAGGMVRSAFTDAADFVPTHAFLATWVDVGYYNGKSDKVNTYQVAISSNGTHSYVELLYPDDGIQWIQGESHPNGLPDAKAQAGLMSEGRMYTLRGSGTDQIQNVDKWSNVNRPGQWLFQVGPISDEEDIKVPDNVEDSSATNEVANCRTGATTCHSKATCVDYEVGFCCHCKQGFFGNGKSCQPNDVPLRVNGRISGTINGVEFLARDLQCYVQTKDGRTYTALSRVPEEIGASFQLLGNLGGVIGWLFAKPIGETKNGYELTGGLFNHTAELTFPSTGDKVTIRSNYLGLDVFGQLKMQAQIEGTLPQLGRDTGLDYGDYDELYTRVQTGVIRSRAERICKLTEGGESRELDFVQDETIYYNECPYLTVEPEDDTTRLKFFRGVTTYEATEGIIRFAVNTKVTPLEEEDPCIQGRETCGDHSSCVVDGDSFKCVCNPGYQYLYEEDGSAICIDVNECTAGKHMCSPDAQCINQEGSHTCQCRPGFSGDGRTCDKLPSCEETRCDNYEQCVMIEGAPNCICLPGFEDTEQGCYPVSQRAPCDVEDNCSPNGFCNLDAEKQKYICICLPGFIGDGYTCYPDAEVTTTDEPPKPQCMEEMCWCSRGWEYRNNECVRQEEETRTADYDRDLSARPLPECYEDNCICPWGHNYDRSKEICVPRPGYKHETMGPSGVHLSCNVMNRCHPYAQCIYVTSTADYECRCNPGYEGDGMECIKTEVSCLEVDICDPNASCQQEESLAKCVCNPGFEGDGTTCSPIDECSSSSYCLENERCSYNSASSRYECTCNPGFSMVDSRCVVSDCSTNPSQCHVNAQCVSTGEGGYRCVCTEGYNGDGIRQCVEDHIGCNVLNNCGRNAVCGYNQTSANFVCVCQQGYYGDGFTCLPQSSCRHDPAICSPDATCVAAGENQFACVCNEGFTGDGTNCKSRPKHEANFLLVNQGMATLRIPFAPTYEDPGSPIYIAYMQMAIAIDIDCMNGKAYSSDISGNRIIELTYNGSMAETFLPKVSNPEGLAIDWVSRNIFWTGKTTVEVANLETKKRKVLVSDGLVNPRGIAVHPYRGKIFWSDWNRASPKLEWANEDGTDRAIFLQGDYVKLPNSLSIDWAMDELCWADAGTFTISCMEIDSRKINVVANQLTYPFGLAISQQHYYWTDWKTHKIEVAMKSTGDRKQAISVPPGGSGKLYGIVVVPESCPRVTNACQFESGRCSKDQLCLPNGQNGRSCVCADDADGPCTDNL from the exons GTGAACGGAAATGGCGTCCTCTCGTTCGCGAGGGCGATGCACAGGTTCTTCAATATCGCGTTCCCCCTCGACGATCCGGTTATCGCGCCTCTCTACACGCACGTGGACACGAGAGGATCCGGAAGAGTGTATTACGGCGAGACGGACGCGCCGGAAATCCTGGCCAGAGCGGGGGGCATGGTACGCTCGGCTTTCACGGACGCGGCAGACTTCGTGCCGACCCACGCGTTCCTCGCCACTTGGGTCGACGTTGGATACTACAATGGGAAAAGCGACAAG GTGAACACGTACCAGGTGGCGATCTCGTCGAACGGCACGCACTCCTACGTGGAACTGTTGTACCCGGATGACGGTATCCAGTGGATCCAAGGTGAGTCGCATCCGAACGGGTTGCCGGACGCGAAGGCGCAGGCGGGATTGATGAGCGAGGGAAGGATGTACACGCTGAGGGGTTCGGGGACGGATCAGATCCAGAACGTGGACAA ATGGTCGAACGTGAACAGACCTGGCCAGTGGCTGTTCCAAGTCGGGCCGATCTCCGACGAGGAGGATATCAAAGTTCCCGACAACGTGGAAG ATAGCAGCGCGACGAACGAGGTAGCTAACTGCAGAACGGGAGCAACGACTTGCCATAGCAAGGCGACGTGTGTCGACTACGAGGTGGGCTTCTGCTGCCATTGCAAGCAAGGGTTTTTCGGGAACGGCAAGTCCTGCCAGCCGAACG ATGTTCCGCTGCGAGTGAACGGGCGAATTTCCGGGACGATCAACGGCGTGGAATTCCTCGCCAGGGATCTTCAGTGTTACGTGCAGACGAAGGATGGAAGGACGTACACGGCCCTGTCGAGGGTGCCCGAGGAGATCGGGGCCAGTTTCCAGTTGCTTGGCAATCTGGGCGGAGTGATCGGTTGGTTGTTCGCTAAACCGATCGGCGAGACGAAAAACGGTTACGAGCTGACAG GGGGTTTGTTCAATCATACGGCGGAGTTGACATTCCCGTCAACCGGCGACAAAGTAACGATACGAAGCAATTACCTCGGCCTGGACGTGTTTGGCCAGCTGAAGATGCAGGCGCAGATCGAAGGAACGTTGCCGCAATTGGGGCGGGACACCGGCCTCGATTACGGGGACTACGATGAACTTTACACGAGGGTGCAAACAGGCGTGATCCGCTCGCGGGCCGAGAGAATTTGCAAACTGACCGAGGGCGGCGAGAGTCGCGAGCTCGACTTCGTCCAGGACGAGACCATATATTACAACGAGTGTCCGTATCTGACCGTCGAACCCGAGGACGATACGACCAGGCTCAAGTTCTTCAGGGGCGTCACTACTTACGAAGCGACCGAGGGGATTATACGTTTCGCTGTCAACACCAAAGTAACGCCtctcgaggaggaggatccGTGTATTCAAGGAAGGGAGACTTGCGGCGATCACAGTTCCTGCGTGGTGGACGGCGACAGCTTCAAATGCGTCTGTAATCCTGG TTACCAGTATTTGTACGAGGAAGACGGGAGCGCGATCTGCATCGACGTGAACGAGTGTACAGCAGGAAAGCACATGTGCTCCCCCGACGCGCAGTGCATCAATCAGGAGGGTAGCCACACGTGCCAGTGCAGACCCGGCTTCTCCGGGGATGGTCGAACTTGCGACA AGCTCCCCTCGTGCGAGGAGACCAGATGCGACAATTACGAGCAGTGCGTGATGATCGAGGGGGCGCCTAATTGCATCTGCCTGCCTGGATTCGAGGATACGGAACAGGGTTGCTATCCAGTCTCCCAACGCG CCCCCTGCGACGTCGAGGATAACTGCTCCCCGAACGGTTTCTGCAATCTCGACGCGGAAAAACAGAAATACATCTGCATCTGTTTGCCAGGTTTCATCG GCGATGGGTACACGTGTTACCCGGACGCCGAGGTAACCACAACGGACGAACCGCCTAAACCGCAATGCATGGAGGAGATGTGTTGGTGTTCAAGGGGCTGGGAGTATCGGAATAACGAATGCGTGCGGCAGGAAGAGGAGACAAGGACCGCGGACTACGACCGAGACT TATCGGCACGCCCGCTCCCGGAATGCTACGAAGACAACTGCATATGTCCTTGGGGACATAATTACGACCGTTCGAAGGAGATTTGCGTGCCACGACCTGGATACAAACACGAAACCATGGGTCCATCCGGAGTTCACT TATCGTGCAACGTGATGAACAGATGTCACCCCTACGCCCAATGCATCTACGTGACCAGCACAGCGGACTACGAATGCCGGTGCAATCCGGGTTACGAGGGTGACGGTATGGAGTGCATAAAAACAG AGGTGTCCTGTTTGGAAGTGGACATTTGCGACCCGAACGCGTCTTGCCAGCAAGAGGAGTCTCTGGCCAAGTGCGTGTGCAATCCAGGATTCGAGGGAGACGGAACCACGTGCAGCCCTATCG ACGAATGCAGCAGCAGTTCCTACTGTCTGGAGAACGAAAGATGCTCGTACAATTCGGCGAGCTCCCGCTACGAGTGCACGTGCAATCCGGGATTCAGCATGGTGGACAGCCGATGCGTGGTGTCCGATTGCTCGACCAACCCGTCCCAGTGTCACGTGAACGCGCAGTGCGTTTCGACCGGCGAAGGTGGCTACAGGTGCGTGTGCACCGAGGGATACAACGGTGACGGGATCCGGCAATGCGTCGAGGACCACATAGGTTGCAACGTGCTGAATAATTGCGGCAGGAACGCGGTCTGCGGCTACAATCAAACCTCCGCGAATTTCGTCTGCGTCTGCCAGCAG GGCTACTACGGCGACGGTTTCACGTGCCTGCCGCAATCCTCGTGCAGACACGACCCCGCGATCTGTTCGCCTGACGCGACATGCGTCGCGGCTGGGGAGAATCAATTCGCCTGCGTGTGTAACGAAGGCTTCACCGGGGATGGGACCAACTGCAAATCGAGGCCCAAACACGAGGCCAACTTCCTGTTGGTGAATCAGGGAATGGCCACGTTGAGGATTCCATTCGCGCCGACGTACGAGGATCCCGGAAGCCCTATTTACATAGCGTACATGCAGATGGCGATCGCGATCGATATCGATTGTATGAACGGGAAGGCTTATTCGAGCGACATCAGCG GTAATCGAATAATCGAGTTGACGTACAACGGATCGATGGCCGAAACTTTCTTGCCGAAAGTTAGCAATCCGGAGGGATTGGCGATCGATTGGgtctcgagaaatattttttggacGGGGAAAACGACCGTCGAGGTGGCCAATCTCGAAACGAAGAAACGGAAGGTGCTCGTTTCCGATGGATTGGTCAATCCTAGGGGAATAGCCGTGCACCCGTATCGTGG AAAGATATTTTGGTCCGATTGGAATCGCGCGTCCCCGAAATTGGAGTGGGCGAACGAGGACGGCACTGATCGTGCAATCTTCCTTCAAGGGGATTACGTCAAGTTACCGAATTCATTAAGTATCGATTGGGCGATGGATGAGCTGTGCTGGGCGGACGCCGGAACCTTTACGATAA GCTGCATGGAGATCGATAGCAGGAAAATTAACGTGGTCGCCAACCAGCTCACCTACCCGTTCGGCCTTGCGATCTCGCAGCAGCATTATTATTGGACCGATTGGAAGAC TCACAAAATCGAAGTTGCCATGAAGAGCACCGGGGACAGGAAACAGGCCATATCGGTACCACCAGGAGGAAGCGGTAAATTATACGGGATAGTCGTCGTTCCCGAGTCGTGCCCGAGAG TGACCAACGCGTGTCAATTCGAGAGCGGAAGGTGTAGCAAGGATCAACTGTGCCTGCCGAACGGTCAAAATGGAAGATCGTGTGTGTGCGCGGACGACGCGGACGGACCTTGTACCGACAATCTGTAG